A stretch of Lactuca sativa cultivar Salinas chromosome 6, Lsat_Salinas_v11, whole genome shotgun sequence DNA encodes these proteins:
- the LOC111908859 gene encoding patellin-3: MAEETLNTAAQSAAHAEVAVVSDVPEAEKVETCAKDAVLPEPVKDAVVEDEKEKVAASTSFKEESNIVGELPDPQKKALDELKHLVQEALNKHELTAPPPPVKEEKPVEEKPSSVVEEEAKPCEDPAVPTPVAEPVVECKEEEKVTPPAAEPSEPVKEVTEVIVKTESCIDEDGAKKIEAIQETIVAVTMPAEPPKTEETEQPPCAAEEIPISPEEVSIWGIPLLADERSDVILLKFLRARDFKVKEAFTMLKSVVAWRKEFGIESLLDEDLGTEQEKVVYMHGVDKDGHPVCYNAYGEYQNKELYQATFSDEEKRKNFLRWRIQFLEKSIRKLDFSPDGISTIVQIIDLKFSPSPFKKELRQVLQLLQDNYPEFVAKQVFINVPWWYLAFYKMINPFFTQRTKSKFVFAGPSKTSETLFKYIAPELVPVQYGGLSRDGEQEFTAGDSITEEIIKPSCEHTIELQAPEACTLIWEARVVGGEVSYGAEFVPSAEDGYTVIVQKSRKVTESSDGSVICGKFKCGEAGKVVLTFFNQTSKKKKVLYRFKSE; the protein is encoded by the exons ATGGCAGAAGAAACCCTCAACACAGCCGCACAATCGGCAGCTCATGCTGAGGTTGCCGTTGTTTCCGATGTCCCAGAGGCCGAGAAGGTTGAAACCTGTGCAAAAGACGCTGTCTTGCCGGAGCCGGTGAAAGATGCAGTCGTTGAAGATGAGAAGGAGAAGGTTGCTGCTTCGACTTCCTTCAAGGAGGAAAGTAACATTGTGGGTGAACTTCCTGATCCACAGAAGAAGGCTTTGGATGAACTGAAACATTTGGTTCAGGAAGCTCTTAACAAACACGAGCTCACTGCTCCTCCACCGCCGGTTAAGGAGGAGAAGCCGGTTGAGGAAAAGCCATCATCCGTCGTTGAAGAGGAAGCCAAGCCTTGTGAGGATCCGGCTGTTCCTACGCCGGTGGCTGAACCTGTGGTTGAGTGCAAGGAAGAAGAGAAGGTTACACCACCGGCGGCAGAGCCATCGGAGCCTGTGAAGGAAGTGACCGAGGTGATCGTGAAAACCGAATCCTGCATCGACGAAGACGGAGCAAAAAAGATCGAAGCGATTCAAGAAACGATCGTAGCAGTCACCATGCCTGCGGAGCCACCAAAGACAGAGGAAACTGAGCAACCACCGTGCGCGGCAGAGGAAATCCCAATCTCACCTGAAGAAGTCTCCATCTGGGGAATCCCATTACTCGCCGACGAACGTAGCGACGTTATTCTCCTGAAATTCCTCCGCGCAAGAGACTTTAAGGTCAAAGAAGCCTTCACCATGCTTAAAAGCGTGGTGGCATGGAGGAAAGAGTTCGGGATCGAATCACTACTCGATGAAGATCTGGGAACAGAGCAAGAGAAGGTGGTTTACATGCACGGCGTCGATAAAGACGGCCACCCAGTCTGCTACAACGCATACGGCGAGTATCAAAACAAGGAATTATACCAAGCAACCTTCTCCGACGAAGAGAAGCGCAAGAATTTCCTCCGATGGAGAATCCAGTTCCTGGAAAAGAGCATCAGAAAGCTCGATTTCAGCCCCGATGGGATCTCCACCATCGTACAAATCATCGATCTCAAATTTTCCCCCTCCCCCTTCAAGAAAGAACtccgtcaagttcttcagttgcTCCAGGACAATTACCCAGAATTCGTCGCCAAACAG GTGTTCATCAATGTTCCATGGTGGTACCTTGCTTTCTACAAGATGATCAATCCATTCTTCACCCAGAGGACCAAAAGCAAGTTCGTTTTCGCCGGTCCTTCAAAAACTTCTGAAACCCTCTTCAA ATACATAGCACCGGAGCTTGTTCCAGTTCAATACGGCGGTCTTAGCAGGGACGGCGAACAAGAGTTCACCGCCGGCGACTCCATCACGGAGGAGATCATCAAGCCTTCTTGCGAACACACAATCGAGCTTCAAGCTCCTGAGGCATGCACGTTGATATGGGAGGCGAGAGTGGTGGGAGGTGAAGTTTCATATGGGGCTGAATTTGTGCCAAGTGCAGAAGATGGATACACTGTTATTGTTCAGAAATCGAGGAAGGTTACAGAGAGCAGTGATGGATCGGTGATTTGTGGGAAGTTTAAGTGTGGTGAAGCAGGGAAAGTGGTGCTTACATTCTTTAATCAGacctccaagaagaagaaggtgcttTACAGGTTCAAGAGCGAGTAA